CAAAATTCTTCTTTGAATGAAATTTCTTGCCAGGCAAAGTTGCCATCTCAAGTGCATTATAAATGTAATTGTCACTGTCTGCATTATGTGAAAAATTAAACTTGTCGGGATATATTTTTTTAATTATTTCAACCTGATTTTTTGTCAGGTTTGATACTAAAACATCTCCTTTAAGGAGCAATGCGTCAAGTACCTTTTTCGTGGTTTTTTCATCAGTTTCAGGCAAAAGATAATATTCCTTTTTGTCCTTGTAACTGTCAAATTTAATAACAATATCCCCGTCAATTTGTGCAAATCTGAAGTTTACCTGAGCCTGCCATGTAAACAGACTTACAAAACTTAAATAACTTGAGAATTGCGGATATTTATTATAATATTTATCAAAAATTTCTTTATCGCTTAATTCTACTTTTTTAAATTCCATCGGCAATTTGTCTGATTTCCTCCTGAATATCTTCTATTGACCTTAACTTTCCGTCTTTAACACATAATACAATCTTAAATCCGTAATTTTCTGCAACAAATCTTGCATTTTCGTAGGTTTTTTCAAGGTAGTCCTTGTCCCTTTCGTGAATGTCCTTCTCAGCCTCGCCTGAAAATTTATTAAGCCTTTCTTTCATAAGAGCAGCACTTATTTTCGGCGGTACATCAAGAAAAATTTTAACCGATGGCTTTGGCAGTCCGTACAGTCCGTATTCAAAATCCGAAAGCCAGTCTATAAACTTTTCCTTGTCCTCTTTATTTTCAAATTTAGATGCCTGATGAATCATATTTGCAGTAACATATCTGTCCGCAATAATGGTAAAGCCATCTTTATAACATTTTTCCCACTTTGTTTTATATGATGCGTACCTGTCCGCTGCAAAAAAAGTTGAAGCAATATACGGGCTTACATCATCTGCATTTTCTCCGAATTTCCCCTCAAGATACATTTTGCAAAGCGAGGAAGACTCGCTTTCGTAATCGGGGAATTCAACCTTTATTACTTTATCATTTTTTTCTTTTAAATATTCATATAAAAGCGCCGTCTGGGTTGCTTTTCCTGAAGCATCAACACCCTCTATAACAATAAGTTTTCCCATTATTATAACCTTTCCTTTTAATTTTAATGAATAGTGAATAATGAACTTCTTTCAAATTCGAAATGCAAAGTGCGAAGTGCGAAATGAAAGAACGCAAAATTATGCTATACAGCAATTTTGCGAATAATTAA
Above is a genomic segment from Oscillospiraceae bacterium containing:
- a CDS encoding thymidylate kinase, which translates into the protein MMGKLIVIEGVDASGKATQTALLYEYLKEKNDKVIKVEFPDYESESSSLCKMYLEGKFGENADDVSPYIASTFFAADRYASYKTKWEKCYKDGFTIIADRYVTANMIHQASKFENKEDKEKFIDWLSDFEYGLYGLPKPSVKIFLDVPPKISAALMKERLNKFSGEAEKDIHERDKDYLEKTYENARFVAENYGFKIVLCVKDGKLRSIEDIQEEIRQIADGI